A DNA window from Alligator mississippiensis isolate rAllMis1 chromosome 11, rAllMis1, whole genome shotgun sequence contains the following coding sequences:
- the LOC106739703 gene encoding uncharacterized protein LOC106739703 yields the protein MDRLRRVLRRRTAKVGFVPEDHSRGPGQEHLGPPSREEEGPIQARTWLCSMCWHKKPALPSAKALPLKQPTTSRCKWRWPWVRPGRREPGGEERRAEEPCSLPPRAPSSLEPGPAAPHPQAAPCRGAEEGPASLGQELSPSCTSPSLSCSSSSADSHSSLGSASPPAPGASHTVIPSPAIEKVQDEEEQEKEDQGTQEGAVPSVTQRLQERRKMQHRKDGQCLLQELLTLQAAVQQRGHEAVELQGWKVSMPHKIVELMEDVPRDEYLGNTIPDIIAAIWCLSDLEMCLDPFLQSRLLRAAASKTFGAIGRNNISNLRMHMGNLEGLLWCLLSSAPSLDRLNFLWEQFTFWMEAVDAQHRALGMRASTTLMSFAALLLPHFEGSPDVPEVGDMAARLGLSISDPEETVGCDAVESLYWLTRILLHQRGQDMRGADEMFGECPLEPSQVQCYRDLARVGEVLREILSAEQKRSFLQRTILAIHHGRMHVKTPALLFLYAILGETSLLIGDKEEEVPGRIVRKLVLMKCCHELPKELQGHSLLACSSGPLSSPLLSSLQQPPGSSCRESS from the exons atggacaggctgaggcgGGTGCTGAGGAGGAGGACCGCCAAGGTGGGCTTTGTGCCAGAAGATCACagcagggggcctgggcaggaacatcTGGGCCCCCCCAGCCGTGAAGAGGAGGGGCCCATCCAGGCGAGGACGTGGCTGTGCTCCATGTGCTGGCATAAAAAACCAGCACTTCCTAGCGCCAAAGCACTTCCTTTGAAGcagcccaccacctccaggtgcAAGTGGAGGTGGCCCTGGGTGCGCCCGGGCAGGCGGGAGCCCGGAGGAGAGGAGCGCCGGGCAGAAGAGCCGTGCAGCCTCCCGCCCAGGGCACCgagcagcctggagcccggccctgcagccccgcatccgcaggcagccccctgcagagGCGCGGAGGagggcccagcctccctggggcaggagctgagcccgtcctgcaccagccccagcctgagctgcagctcctcctcggCGGACTCGCACAGCTCCCTGGGGTCCGCGAGCCCCCCGGCCCCTGGCGCCAGCCACACCG tgattCCCAGTCCGGCCATAGAGAAGGTGCAGGACGAGGAAGAGCAGGAGAAGGAAGATCAGGGGACGCAGGAGGGAGCTGTGCCAAGTGTCACCCAGCGCCTCCAGGAACGCAGGAAG ATGCAGCACAGGaaggatgggcagtgcctgctgcaggagctcctcaccctgcaggcagccgtgcagcagaggggacacgaggcagtggagctgcaggggtggaaagTGTCCATGCCACACAAGATCGTG GAGCTGATGGAGGATGTCCCCAGGGACGAATATCTAGGAAACACCATCCCAGACATCATAGCTGCCATCTGGTGCCTCAG CGACCTGGAGATGTGCCTGGACCCCTTCCTGCAGTCGCGCCTCCTGCGAGCTGCAGCATCCAAGACTTTTGGGGCCATAGGGCGCAACAACATCAGCAACCTG AGGATGCACATGGGCAACCTGGAGGGCCTGCTGTGGTGCCTGCTGTCCAGCGCCCCCAGCCTGGACAGGCTGAATTTCTTGTGGGAG CAATTCACATTCTGGATGGAGGCGGTGGATGCCCAGCACCGAGCCCTGGGCATGAGGGCAAGCACCACCCTCATGTCCTTTGCTGCCCTCCTGCTCCCACACTTTGAG GGCTCCCCTGACGTGCCTgaggtgggggacatggcagcGCGCCTGGGTCTGTCCATCAGTGACCCAGAGGAGACCGTCGGCTGCGACGCCGTGGAGAGTTTGTACTGGCTCACTCGAATCCTCCTGCACCAGAGGG GCCAAGACATGCGAGGGGCGGACGAGATGTTCGGCGAGTGCCCTCTGGAGCCGAGCCAGGTCCAGTGTTACAGGGACCTGGCAAGAGTCGGAGAG GTGCTGAGAGAGATCTTGTCCGCGGAGCAAAAGAGATCATTCCTGCAGCGGACCATTCTGGCAATTCATCATGGGCGGATGCACGTTAAAACACCTGCGCTACTCTTCCTCTATGCCATCCTGGGGGAGACCAGCCTCCTGATCGGGGACAAG gaggaagaagtCCCCGGCAGGATCGTGAGGAAGCTGGTCCTCATGAAGTGCTGCCATGAGCTGCCCAAGGAGCTGCAAGGACACAGCCTGCTGGCCTGCTCCTCcggccccctctcctctcctctcctctcctccctccagcaGCCCCCCGGGTCCTCCTGCAG AGAGAGCTCCTAA
- the LOC132244018 gene encoding uncharacterized protein LOC132244018 has translation MDRLRRVLRRRTAKVGFVPEDHSRGPGQEHLGPPSREEEGPIQVRTWLCSMCWHKKPALPSAKALPLKQPTTSRCKWRWPWVHPGRREPGGEERRAEEPCSLPPRAPSSLEPGPAAPHPQAAPCRGAEEGPASLGQELSPSCTSPSLSCSSSSADSHSSLGSASPPAPGASHTVIPSPAIEKVQDEEEQEKEDQGTQEGAVPSVTQRLQERRKMQHRKDGQCLLQELLTLQAAVQQRGHEAVELQGWKASMPDKIVELMEDVPRDEYLGNTIPDIIAAIWCLSDLEMCLDPFLQSRLLRAAASKTFGAIGRNNISNLRMHMGNLEGLLWCLLSSAPSLDRLNFLWEQFTFWMEAVDAQHRALGMRASTTLMSFAALLLPHFEGSPDVPEVGDMAARLGLSISDPEETVGCDAVESLYWLTRILLHQRGQDMRGADEMFGECPLEPSQVQCYRDLARVGEVLREILSAEQKRSFLQRTILAIHHGRMHVKTPALLFLYAILGETSLLIGDKEEEVPGRIVRKLVLMKCCHELPKELQGHSLLACSSGPLSSPLLSSLQQPPGSSCRESS, from the exons atggacaggctgaggcgGGTGCTGAGGAGGAGGACCGCCAAGGTGGGCTTTGTGCCAGAAGATCACagcagggggcctgggcaggaacatcTGGGCCCCCCCAGCCGTGAAGAGGAGGGGCCCATCCAGGTGAGGACGTGGCTGTGCTCCATGTGCTGGCATAAAAAACCAGCACTTCCTAGCGCCAAAGCACTTCCTTTGAAGcagcccaccacctccaggtgcAAGTGGAGGTGGCCCTGGGTGCACCCGGGCAGGCGGGAGCCCGGAGGAGAGGAGCGCCGGGCAGAAGAGCCGTGCAGCCTCCCGCCCAGGGCACCgagcagcctggagcccggccctgcagccccgcatccgcaggcagccccctgcagagGCGCGGAGGagggcccagcctccctggggcaggagctgagcccgtcctgcaccagccccagcctgagctgcagctcctcctcggCGGACTCGCACAGCTCCCTGGGGTCCgcgagccccccagcccctggcgcCAGCCACACCG tgattCCCAGTCCGGCCATAGAGAAGGTGCAGGACGAGGAAGAGCAGGAGAAGGAAGATCAGGGGACGCAGGAGGGAGCTGTGCCAAGTGTCACCCAGCGCCTCCAGGAACGCAGGAAG ATGCAGCACAGGaaggatgggcagtgcctgctgcaggagctcctcaccctgcaggcagccgtgcagcagaggggacacgaggcagtggagctgcaggggtggaaagcGTCCATGCCAGACAAGATCGTG GAGCTGATGGAGGATGTCCCCAGGGACGAATATCTAGGAAACACCATCCCAGACATCATAGCTGCCATCTGGTGCCTCAG CGACCTGGAGATGTGCCTGGACCCCTTCCTGCAGTCGCGCCTCCTGCGAGCTGCAGCATCCAAGACTTTTGGGGCCATAGGGCGCAACAACATCAGCAACCTG AGGATGCACATGGGCAACCTGGAGGGCCTGCTGTGGTGCCTGCTGTCCAGCGCCCCCAGCCTGGACAGGCTGAATTTCTTGTGGGAG CAATTCACATTCTGGATGGAGGCGGTGGATGCCCAGCACCGAGCCCTGGGCATGAGGGCAAGCACCACCCTCATGTCCTTTGCTGCCCTCCTGCTCCCACACTTTGAG GGCTCCCCTGACGTGCCTgaggtgggggacatggcagcGCGCCTGGGTCTGTCCATCAGTGACCCAGAGGAGACCGTCGGCTGCGACGCCGTGGAGAGTTTGTACTGGCTCACTCGAATCCTCCTGCACCAGAGGG GCCAAGACATGCGAGGGGCGGACGAGATGTTCGGCGAGTGCCCTCTGGAGCCGAGCCAGGTCCAGTGTTACAGGGACCTGGCAAGAGTCGGAGAG GTGCTGAGAGAGATCTTGTCCGCGGAGCAAAAGAGATCATTCCTGCAGCGGACCATTCTGGCAATTCATCATGGGCGGATGCACGTTAAAACACCTGCGCTACTCTTCCTCTATGCCATCCTGGGGGAGACCAGCCTCCTGATCGGGGACAAG gaggaagaagtCCCCGGCAGGATCGTGAGGAAGCTGGTCCTCATGAAGTGCTGCCATGAGCTGCCCAAGGAGCTGCAAGGACACAGCCTGCTGGCCTGCTCCTCcggccccctctcctctcctctcctctcctccctccagcaGCCCCCCGGGTCCTCCTGCAG AGAGAGCTCCTAA